From the Bacillus sp. FJAT-22090 genome, the window GCAGCTCTTTACATTGGTGTGCGGCACATAAATTAAAAGAACTGCCAGCAACACCGGAAGGTTGACAGATTTACGACAGGTGGTCGGCATTTTACCGGATACTTTAATTGGGACACGGCGTGCTCTATTAGTGAATGGATGGGCAGTGCTCTACGGCGGAGTGAACTGGTGGTGGTAGATGTGAAGCACATGAGGTTCACTAGTGATGGATTAGTACTTAACATTGAGCATAGTAAGACCGATCAACAAGGCGCGGGACAAGTCATTGCACTTCCTTATGGAAGCAATCGTTTGACGTGTCCGGTTCGTTCTATGCAGGAGTGGTTGGAGGTATCGGGAATCACCAGTGGTCCAGTCTTTCGGCGTATGGACCGACATGGAAATCTGTATGAACGCTTAACAGCACAATCGGTACGATTGATCGTTAAAAAGAATTGTCAGGAGGCTGGGCTCCATGCTTCTTCTTATGGTGCACATAGTTTGCGAAGTGGTTTTTGTTCTATTGCAGCGAAAGCCGGAAAAAGTGAACATCAGATTATGCGACAGACCAGACATAAGCAATCAAGTTCTCTTCAAAGATATATCAAACATGGGACTGTTTTTGAGGATAATGCGGTAGTCGGTGTGAATAATTGTCCAAGAGAAATGTCAGAATGCTAGACTCACTGGGGCATCTTACAGAGTATATAGTTTAGGGGGGGCTGGTGCAAAAATATCAAATTAACCTCTAAAACATGGTCATACTAACACTATTACTTTAAAAAGGGGCGTAATCAGTATGAAAAAGGAATAGTTATTCAAGTGGAAACATTTTCAACCGGAGATTATTTTGTTAACAGTGAGATGGTACCTACGGTACAACCTTAGTTTTCGTAACTTGGTGGAAATGATGGAAGAACGGAGCTTGTTGATAGCTCATACATTATGCGTTGGGTTCATCAATACGGACCTGAACTAGATACAAGAATACGACCGCATCTGAGACCAACAAATGATTCCTGTAGAGTCGATGAAACATACATCAAAGTAAAGGGGCAATGGATGTATCTTTATCGTGCAATCGATTCTGAAGGGAATACCATTGATTTTTATTTAACTGAATCAAGAGATAAGCAAGCAGCCAAGAGCTTTTTTAAAAAGGCCTTGGCTTGTTCGCACATGTCTAAGCCTCGAGTGATAACAGTAGACAAGAACCCATCTTATCCCATCGCTATCCAAGAATTAAAAGAAGAAAAGCAGATACCCAAATAACGAAACATCTATCAAATCTCCACTTGGTTTTATTAAATCTAAATTAAAAAATGCATCAAATCTGCATGCTAAAGGGGAAAAAGTTAGTTTTGGTGAACTGGAATTAACAGAAGGACGAAAAGAAATGATTCCTGAATGTTTGGGAAAAAAGATGATCCAAAAGAAGTGAAAAATCCAAATATCGAAGAAGAACGAAAAAAATTATTAGAAGAACTGAAAGTGCTTAAGGAAAAGTAAATAGAAGTGAGAAAATATTCTTTAATCACGTCCTACAAGAAACTAATTAAAACCTATAACAAAGCGCCGATGTCAAAACACGTGGGCGCTTTTTGAGGCTTACAAATATAATTTTGTGAAATACTCATAAATAATAATTCGCATGCTTAAAATGGAAGGAGGAGTATTATTGTAATTGAATTAAATCAATATAATTATTATGAGTTCATTATTATGACACTTGAAAGGTGGAATTTTTTATGTTCAAAATGAATGGTAAAGAAGCTTATGAAGCACATAATCGAACTGAGTTATTAGCAGGTTTAGAGGCAAAATCTGAATATATCATTATTAAAGGAGACTATTATAAAGAAGTAAGAAAGATTATGGATATTCATATTCCAGAGAACGAAAGTATAGGAGTGGCATTAGGAAGTGCAGGTATGTTATCAATTCTTAATTATGCAATAGATGCAGTAAGAAATTCATTCAGTAAAGCAGATAAAATAGATAAAAAAATAGATAAAAAGTTAAATGTATACAAAATTAAAAATATTACAGACGATGGTTTATTATTGAGCTTAAAACAGTTAGATTATTAGAAATTACATTTATAGAACTATTGTAAGCGTCAAAAAATGCCCACCTAGTGTTTTAGGTGGGCATTGGCGTATTCACTATTTAACTTTAATAGGGATGCAACAGTCCTTTGGAATGGTCTTTGACCACGGAAGGAACTGATCAAGTGCTTCCTGATCATCTAAGTCAATTTGTGGTAAGCGTTCAAAGAGATAGGTTGTAAAATAGTTCAATGGATTTAGTTGATTCTCTTTAGCCGTTTCGACAATGCTGTAGATGATGGCACTGGCAGTTGCTCCCTTCATTGATTGGGCAAACAGCCATGCTTTTCTACCCATCACGAATAGTTTAATGGAGCGCTCTGCTCTGTTATTGTCGAGTTCAAGTTCATAAAGGCAATGAGCTTTGGCCATTGGTTTAAACTGTAATTGATGGCGTCACCTAATTTACTTTTGGGCGGAACTTGAGGACGTTTGGATTTTAGCCACGCTAAATAAGCATCCAACACTGGTTGACTGCGTTTTTGAGGTTCTTCTTTCCGTTGTTCTGGACTACAATTTTCAAATTCCTTTTCTATCTGTTTTTCAATTTTATATAACAGCGAACAGAATTGAAGACCTTCAGCCGCAAGAGTCGTAGACTTGTCTACATTGGCAGGTAAAGATTTGAGAGTTTCGTCATATTTTCTCCTAGCATGCGCCCAGCAACCAACCAACTCCACGTCCTTTAAATCATGGTATCCCGCATAACCATCGACATGAAGATATCCCGCAAATCCTTTAAGAAATGCCTTCGGACGTTTACTGTGGCGCGAAGTTTGATAGTCATATAGGACAATCGGTGCTACATCGTAACTAGATCGGTACAACCACATATAGGACTTGGAATTTGCCGCTTTTCCGGATTCTGCTAAAACTTGTACGGTTGTTTCGTCTGCCTGCAGACGGTCAAGTTGTAGTAGTAAATCGTGCAAGCGATTGTAAATCGGTGAGAGCCACCTCGTAGCACCATATATTACCCAGTTGGCAATCGTTTGGCGTGATAGAAAGACACCAAGCCGTTTCGGTACAACGGCATCCCTTCTACGTATTTTTGATTCATTATATATGCCATTGAAGAAGGTGAAGCGAGACTTTTTGGAAAGACTGCCGCAGGCATTTTCGCTGTGATAATCGGTGTTTCTGTTCCTGTCTGCTCACATTGACGGCAGCTGTAAATATGTTGAACATGTTCAACGACTGTCACTTGAGCGGGAACAATTTTTAATTCGCGTCTCGTTTGAGTGCTCATTTCGTGAACTACTTCGCCGCAACACAAACAGACCTGCTCTTTATCAGGTAAACGATAATGGATCGTTTCCGTAGGCAAGTTTTCAAGTTTCGCATCCCGTTGTCCGATATACTTTTTTCGTTGGTAAGTAACTGATTCAAGTGTGGGTTCTTCGACCTTTTCATCCACTGATATTTCAGCTTCAATATAAAGGAGAAGTTCGAGTTGATTTGGATTCGATTTTTCACTGGAAGCCCCAAATTTCTTTTGTTGGCTAAGTCGGAACTGTTCTTCCCACCATTTAATTTTTGCCTCTAGGACTTCTTTTTGTTTTTCTAAATCCGCATTTTTCGCTGCGAGTTCCTCAATTGTTTCTTGTAGTTGAGTCGTATTTTTTCCCATGAGAATATAGTACCATAAAGAGAGAATACATGGGGTGTCAGTTCTCTCTAAATGATAAATTTTGCATCAATTTTTGGAAGTCCATCGAGTAACCAATTTAATTGACGTTGGCTAATTTTTAATGGACTTGCTGTTTGCGATTCAGACCAATGGAACAGCCCTTCATCTAAACGGCGATAGTATAGCCAAAATCCGTTTTGATCCCAGTCTAAGATTTTTAATTTATCCCGCTTCCGATTGCAGAACACAAAGAGATTCGATGAAAAAGGATCTAGTTGAAAACTCAATTGAAATATTGCTGCTAGTCCATCAACAGACTTGCGCAAATACGTTGGACCACAAGCCAAGTAAACCTGATCAATCGGGGCTTTACTTAACATGCTGTAGCAGGATTTCAATCACTTCTTGGAGAAGTGCTCGATTAAAATCTTCTTGAATCTCAATAGACACGTAGTCTATATGGATGCGAAGAGATGAGTTTGAATCGCAGTGTGAGCTAGATTGACTTAGCGCCATCCATTGTGCTGTAGGTTGTGCATCGAAATTTGATTCTGAAGCAAGTCTTTTCATCCATTGATACATGCTTTGAAGACCAATTGGCAACAACGGATCGATGCCTTCAAGGCAAGTGGAGAAACCAGTTGTGAAAGCTTGGTGTCGCCACAACCAAATTGGTCTTGTTGCCATAGTTGTTTTCGTTCCTCTGTTGACATGGAAAAATAAAACCTCCTAACATTGATGTTATTGTGATTATCACAAAACTTCGGAGATGTTAGAAGGTGTGGAATTATTTGACGCTTACCGTTGTTATCGGTCCATTTAATGCCGAAGCGACAATATATTATTTTGTATTGCCTTCATTACTTTCCACAAATGATTCTGGTTCATTACAATAATCAAACGTTAGATTTTTAATTCGTGCTTCTTTTGCTTTTTCAAGTGCTTTTAATTGAGCTTCTGTAGGTTTTTTCTTAGGTTTAGTATCTAACTCAACATCATATAACTTTACCCAACTTTTATTGCTCCATACCTCGGGTCTATATTTATTAACATCAATGGGCTTCAAGCCCATTGATGTTAATTGAGTTTTAGTTTTGAGATTTGGTGAAACATTTTTCCATCCACCCTTGATTTTTTCAAACTCTAAATTAAACCATAATTCACTCCTAAACAAAAAGATTAACTTATTTTGAGTGCCTGATTGAAAATGATACAAAAGTTCCGCAAAAACAATATTATTGCATGTGAAGAAATTCACAGTCTTCTCGTTAACGAAAGAGAGCTTAAACTGTATTGTTAACAAACATACCTTGCAATCCATATCCGTTTGCATAAATATATAATTTCGCCTCAAGGAGCGAGGGAATTAAGTCCAAAAGATCAAAATTGTTGCTTATCATACAAGCTACAATATATACCCTTTTTCTCCATTAACTGTTCATGATTACCTTGTTCACAAATATGTCCATTATCAAGAACAATTATCATTTCCGTTAATAAGCTTATTTTATTTAAATTGTGAGTTATAAAAATCCCTATTTTATCACTAAGAATTTCTTTGTATTTCAGTAAAATTTCTTTTTCCATTTCAGCATCAAGCGAAGCATTCGGCTCATCTAGTATATATAAGTCTGCTTTTTTTATAAACCCGCGAGATAATGCTATCCGTTGCCATTCACCCATTGATAGTTGTTTACCATTATCAAACCAATGTCCTAATACTGTGTCTAGACCTTCTTCATCGAGTACTTTATCTTCAAAGTTAGAATAAGTGAGTATTTCTTTCAAAAGTAGATCATTATCCATTTCTGCCAAGTTACCATATGCAACATTCTCCCGAACTGTCGTTTCATACTTAACATAATCTTGAAATACACAACCAATTTTTTTTATAAGGCTTTCTTTATTTATCTTCTTTAAATTAATATCATTTATAAATATTTCCCCTTCATAATTATCATAGAACCCCATAATGATTTTAATCAGTGTTGTTTTACCAGAACCATTTTTACCAATTAATGCAACTGTGTTATTGTTTGTAATAGTTAAATTAATATTTTTTAGTACATTTTTTTGACCATATGAATATGAAACATTTCTCAATTCAATTTTTTCTATCCTGTCGATATCTATTTTAGATTCATGCATTTCATTAGTAATATCTAGTTCCAAAAAATCAAAATACAACCCTATAAATAAAGCGTTCTTTGAAATAATACCCATTGTTGTTAATCCTGATTCTATATTAGTTTTTATACTAGAAACAGAACGAATATATGTAATAACAGCACCTATTAATATATAGCCAACAAAGCCTTTATAGACTATATAAAAAAATACCCCTCCTAATATTATATGATCAAGACTTCCTAGGATAGTTTGTACAAAGGTAGATTTACGGAGTATGCTTACATCTTGATTAATAATTTCTTTAGAGAGATTACTATATTTATCAATTAGATATTTTTTCAATCCAAATAGCTTTATTTCTTTAAATGCATTTCCCATTGTCATCAAGTATGATATATACCACACTTTTCTTTCTTTGCTAGTTCGTTCTTTTTGAACGTCAAATTGAAGTTTATTTATTTTAAGTGTATATAAGTATCTACTTACTGGCAAAGCTAGTACTATCGGTATTATCCACATATTAAAAGTAAATAAAATTATAATATAAGATATTATAGTCA encodes:
- a CDS encoding site-specific integrase, with the translated sequence MGSALRRSELVVVDVKHMRFTSDGLVLNIEHSKTDQQGAGQVIALPYGSNRLTCPVRSMQEWLEVSGITSGPVFRRMDRHGNLYERLTAQSVRLIVKKNCQEAGLHASSYGAHSLRSGFCSIAAKAGKSEHQIMRQTRHKQSSSLQRYIKHGTVFEDNAVVGVNNCPREMSEC
- the tnpB gene encoding IS66 family insertion sequence element accessory protein TnpB (TnpB, as the term is used for proteins encoded by IS66 family insertion elements, is considered an accessory protein, since TnpC, encoded by a neighboring gene, is a DDE family transposase.) is translated as MLSKAPIDQVYLACGPTYLRKSVDGLAAIFQLSFQLDPFSSNLFVFCNRKRDKLKILDWDQNGFWLYYRRLDEGLFHWSESQTASPLKISQRQLNWLLDGLPKIDAKFII
- a CDS encoding ABC transporter ATP-binding protein; amino-acid sequence: MNERKNKLYIFKIFLKCLNMISKNNKRFIGFTVLTNVILGVLPPISLLFMQDIIDKLQLSNTKLEDLIFAVVIYIFIDFSITIITNIYTYYSQKTILKFQNELNILVLEKSASLGLVQFENSEIYNMILRAQNEGNGKVMELFVQVISVLKVFVTIISYIIILFTFNMWIIPIVLALPVSRYLYTLKINKLQFDVQKERTSKERKVWYISYLMTMGNAFKEIKLFGLKKYLIDKYSNLSKEIINQDVSILRKSTFVQTILGSLDHIILGGVFFYIVYKGFVGYILIGAVITYIRSVSSIKTNIESGLTTMGIISKNALFIGLYFDFLELDITNEMHESKIDIDRIEKIELRNVSYSYGQKNVLKNINLTITNNNTVALIGKNGSGKTTLIKIIMGFYDNYEGEIFINDINLKKINKESLIKKIGCVFQDYVKYETTVRENVAYGNLAEMDNDLLLKEILTYSNFEDKVLDEEGLDTVLGHWFDNGKQLSMGEWQRIALSRGFIKKADLYILDEPNASLDAEMEKEILLKYKEILSDKIGIFITHNLNKISLLTEMIIVLDNGHICEQGNHEQLMEKKGIYCSLYDKQQF